A stretch of the Gossypium hirsutum isolate 1008001.06 chromosome D07, Gossypium_hirsutum_v2.1, whole genome shotgun sequence genome encodes the following:
- the LOC107926450 gene encoding 2-methylene-furan-3-one reductase: MENVPCTMKAWIYGQHGKPEDVLKLKSDVVVPELKEDQVLVKVMASGLNPVDNKRMLGIFVQAECPFPTVPGYDVAGVVVKVGSQVKNLKVGDEVYGNIHEKALDHPKQYGTLAEYTAVEERLLAPKPKNLSFTEAASLPVAIGTAYEGLQRCEFTAGQSILVLGGAGGVGSMVIQLAKHVFGASRVVATASTGKLELLRNLGADLAVDYTKENFEDLLEKFDVVYDCVGQCERAVKAMKEGGKVVIVIGAVTVPAFVFIVTSNGADLEKLNPYLERGKVKAVIDPNGIYPFSQTLEGLAYVDTGRVAGKVVIYPIQQDN; the protein is encoded by the exons atggagaatGTTCCATGTACAATGAAAGCTTGGATTTATGGACAACATGGGAAACCTGAAGATGTTCTGAAACTCAAGTCCGATGTTGTTGTTCCTGAATTGAAGGAAGATCAAGTTCTTGTTAAGGTCATGGCTTCGGGGCTTAATCCAGTTGATAATAAGAGGATGCTTGGCATTTTTGTTCAAGCTGAATGCCCTTTTCCC aCAGTTCCAGGGTACGATGTAGCTGGTGTGGTGGTGAAAGTAGGAAGCCAGGTAAAGAACTTAAAGGTAGGTGATGAAGTATATGGTAACATCCATGAGAAAGCCTTGGATCATCCCAAACAATACGGCACTTTGGCCGAATACACGGCGGTTGAAGAGCGGCTATTGGCTCCCAAACCCAAGAATCTCAGCTTTACCGAGGCTGCTTCACTGCCGGTCGCCATCGGAACAGCTTACGAAGGCCTTCAACGATGCGAGTTCACCGCTGGTCAATCCATTCTTGTGTTGGGAGGCGCGGGTGGAGTTGGCAGCATGGTCATTCAG CTGGCCAAGCATGTTTTCGGAGCATCAAGAGTTGTGGCTACTGCTAGCACAGGAAAACTAGAGTTGTTGAGGAATTTGGGTGCTGATTTAGCAGTTGATTACACCAAGGAAAACTTTGAAGATCTCCTTGAGAAATTTGATGTTGTATATGACTGTGTTG GGCAATGTGAAAGGGCAGTGAAGGCAATGAAGGAAGGTGGGAAAGTTGTGATAGTGATTGGAGCAGTGACTGTGCCAGCATTTGTGTTTATAGTCACTTCAAATGGGGCTGATTTGGAGAAATTGAACCCTTACTTGGAACGTGGGAAAGTGAAGGCTGTTATTGATCCCAATGGCATTTACCCTTTCTCTCAAACACTTGAAGGACTTGCATATGTCGACACTGGTAGAGTCGCTGGAAAAGTAGTCATATATCCAATCCAACaagataattaa